TTTGCCTCAAATGTCCTAGGCAACGAATCTTGTGCTCTGCCGGTCAACACCGCTAGCGCCATTACAGCCATCAGTAGGATCAACTTTTTTGTCTTCATCTTGCTCTTTTTTATTTAAAAGTTAGTCATCTATTTCTTATCAGATTCGATAGTGATCACAAAACTGTAACTATACTTTTCGTCATGCAGCCTATAAGGCCTGTGTGGATAGGCTCCCCAGCTGGTATCTCCACCCAAACCTCTTTGCAACAAGTCGATATGCAAGGTGATATCATTACTATAGCTCAAGTCAGTCGGATGTTGTTGTTTTTTAGTCAAACCAGGATCCATATCTTCTGCACGGATATTCAAAGCACTGAAATCAAATGGTTGTAGCCCAGTGATAACAAGCGACTCTTCACTCTCATTGAACAATTTCACCCATCGGGTATCAGTATGATTCCCATATTCTTGCGGACGGATATACGGCATTTTTTGCTCACTGGCTTTGTGTTCCCAAATCCCCAGAAAGCTTGCCGTCTTTCGATCCGAATAATTTTCCTCTGGTCCTCTACCGTAATAGCTGACCTGATCAAACTGCCCTGGCAATGTCATCCTCATCCCAAATCGAGGCAACTCTGGTAACGTCTTCCCACTCATATCAATCGATGAAGTCACTTGAATAGAACCGTCGTTTCGGATCAAATACGCTAAAGTATAAGGCACCCCGATATCCTTTAACATATATTTTACCGTAATCGGCAAACCTTCCTTGCTTTGCTCTCCTACCACTACTTCTTCTAATGATTTGTTGACATGGGCTGTTCTCCACACTCCCAGGTTGCTCGGCATATGGTTACCAAAATCATTGTCAGTAGGTGCTCTCCAAAAATAAGGTTCAGGCAATCTACCGATTCGGGTATCACCCTTTTTGTAGTAAGAGAAACTCCCTCTCTTCTTATTAAACTCCCCTGAAATATCACCAGACTGGAATTGAATTTTTTCGTCTTCCTCATCAATGGATAGTTCTCCACTGTTTTGTGAAAGCGCAAAATCAGCTTCCTGAAGCACAAACTGCTCACGCCGGAATCATCTCAGTAGCAGATTGGGTCCGAACGAAAACATTCAGGTAATACTCGTCCTCACCTTTCAACTTAGGCAATTTGATTTTTTGCTTCTCTACAGCATGTGGCGCAGTATTAACTGTAAACGAACTGCTCGTTTGCAACTCGCCATTTTTGTAGAGCTCCCAGGTAAACTGATAGTCGCTAAGACTGGTGAAATCAAACAGGTTCTCTATGCTGAGCTCCTTAGACTTTTGATCCCAGCTGAACAGTACATTTTGATACACTTTCTTTACCTCTACCAATCCGGGGTGGGGGGTTCTGTTGGCAGACACCAGGCCGTTAGCACAAAAGTTCTCATCGTGCTGAAAATTGAGACCACCTAAATCACCTCCATAAGCCCAGTAGGTTCCATTCTCATCTTCGGCTTTCAATCCCTGATCTACCCAGTCCCAGATGAAACCGCCCTGCATTTTCGGACTGCTCATGATGATGTCCCAATACTCCTGAAAGTTACCATTGCTGTTGCCCATGGCATGAGAGTACTCACACATGATGAACGGACGTTCTTTCTCTGAATCCTCCGCATAGCTCTTCATATGATGTAGAGAAGGATACATCGGACAAACGATATCTGTGTTTCGATTTTCAGTGGCCTGCTCGAATTGAACCAGGCGAGTTTCGTCTCTTTCTTTGATCCAGTCATAGCCATCATAAAAAACCTGACCATTGCCACACTCGTTCCCCAGGGACCAAATGATGACAGACGGGTGGTTTTTGTCACGCTCCACCAGTCGCTGTATCCGATCCATATGTGCAGGCGCCCACTCGGGCAGATAAGCTGGATGTACCTCCTTGTTGAACCAACCCTGATTGGTCGCACCCATGGCGTGCGTTTCTATATTGGCTTCATCCACCAGATACAAACCATATTGGTCGCAGAGTTTGTACCACAGTGGGTTTTGTGGATAATGGCTGGTTCGTACAGCATTGATATTGTTTTGCTTCATGAGACGAATGTCCTTCATCATCATCTCGCGTGTAGGCACATGCCCCAGGACATCGTCGTGAATGTGCAAATTCACCCCTTTGACCAAAATAGGCATACCATTGACCATGAGTTGAGAATCCTTGATCTCTACCGTTCGGAAACCTATTTGTTCGCTGGTCACCATGGTCGTTTTGCCTTTGGCATCCATTAGCGTGATTACACAGTCGTATAGGTTCGGTGTCTCAGCGCTCCATTTGGCCACATCGGGAATGTTAGAAGAAAAATTGATAGCATCGTTCAAAGATGAAAATGACTTTTCTTCAGAAAAAACAGCCTTAGAAGATCCCACTGGCAAGACCTCCACCTTGATCTTTCCTGCCTGATCTACCTGATCATCGAAAGAGCGAAGGTCTATATTGGCAGAAAATACGCCATTTTGATATTGAGCATCTAGTCCTGCCTTGAGGAAAAAATCCCAAACTGTGACCTTAGGCAAGGCATACAAGTACACATCTTGCTCCAATCCACTGAGTCTCCAAAAATCTTGATCCTCCAAATAGCTACCATCGTGCCATCTGAAAATCTGAATGGCAATGACATTTTCTCCTTTTTTCAAGAAGGGTGTCACATCAAACTCTGAAGGCGACTTGGCCACTTTGGTCATACCTGCTTCCTCTCCATTGACATAAATGCGAGCATAGCCTGACACTGAGGATAGATTAAGTATCACCGCTTTGTCTTGCCAATCCGCAGGCACCTCAAACGTTCTTCGATAAGTTCCTACTGGATTGTAATCATTGTCCAGAAAGGGAGGATTCTTCGGAAAAGGATAAGTCACATTGGTATAGATCGGCAGTCCAAAACCTTCTATCTCCCAATTGGATGGCACCTTGATTTGGTCCCAGGAAGAATCGTCAAACGATCCTTTGAAAAAATCCATAGGACGATCGGCGGGTTTGTCTAAATAGTTGAATTTCCAGGTGCCATTGAGAGACAAAAAATTGGATGAAGCTCCAAAATCGTCTTTCCTTGCCGCAGCAGCCTCTTCGTAGGCGATAAAATCCACATGACCTGCCTCTTTGTTTCTTTCAAACACCTTTGGGTTTTCCCATTCATTCTGGCCCAAAAGGGGCAGACAAAGTACGAGGGCTATCAGAAATGATGTGATCTTCTTACTCATTGTTATATTTTTCGTATTATGACTCTTTACTTTTTCTATTCTTGTATCGCATCAATGCTTCCACGTAGTAGTAGTCCGCATAGCTGAGCGGCACGTCTACTTCATTGCCATCCGGCATATTCCCAACACTGTGCTTGAGGATGAAACCTCCATTGGTTTGAGGTGCTCCTCGGTAAACCTCTGAAGAGAGCGTACTCAGCATTTGCTCTGCAGCAACAAAGTATTCTTTGTTCTTTGCCAGATCTGTCAGCTCTAATAAAGCGGATGCCATGATCGCAGCGGCAGAAGCATCTCTGTCAGCTTCAGGGATGTCAGGTGCATTAAAATCCCAGTAAGGCACCTTATCCGCTGGTAGATTCGGGTGATTAAGAATATAATCGGCAATACCTGTAGCCTGTGTTAGATACTTGGGGTCTTTTGTATATCGGTACATTACCGTGTACCCATAGAGCCCCCAGGCCTGTCCGCGTGCCCAGGATGATTCATCTGCATAGCCCTGATCGGTGTTTTTCATTTCTACCTGACCAGTCAGCGTATCATAGGATACCACATGGTAACTACTGAAATCTTTTCTGAAATGGTTTTTTAATGTTGTATCGGCATGTGTAACTGCGATTTGTTTGAGGCTATCGATGTTGAATTCGGCAGCTGACCAAAGGAGCATTTCCAGATTCATCATGTTGTCGATAATGACGGGGTATTGCCATTTGGAATTCCAGGGAGCTGGATCCCAGGATCGGATGCAACCAATAGCAGGATCAAAACGCGTACTCAATGACACGGAAGATGTCCTAATGATCTCTTTGAGAGAATCAGCTGGACTGATTCGATGGGCATTACCAAAACTGCAGAACATCATAAAGCCCAGGTCATGAGTTCCCGTGTTGTTTTTTTCTTTTTCCAGTGGTACCAATATCCTCTTGACTTCCGCTAGCAATTCAGGGTTTTGTGTCGCCTCGTAGAGATACAGCAAAGTACCTGGGTAAAAACCACTGCACCACCAATCTGATCTACTGCTCTTTAATTTTCCATTTTCATAGGTGGTTGGAAAGCGATCTTCTTCCAGCAAAGAAGACATATAACTGTATTGTTCTGCTGATTCTTGCAGTATCTGATCAACATTTAATTTTTTCTCTTCTTTGGGCGTACATGACAGCCCCAAAAAAATAATCAATCCATAAGACAGGAATTCCCTTAATATCCTGCTCATATTAATCTGGTTAATCTTCCCCTCACTTCTTCTGCCTCCTACTTCTCTCATATTCTTTCTTTCATTTATCAAGCCTATTCACGAGCATTTGCTTTTAGACCAAGGCTGGTATCAAAAAATGCGTGGGAGCCTTACCAACCCCCACGCAAGAATTACTAAACTATTACCTATTATGAATGTTGATATCATCGATGTGGATGTTCGATACATTCAAATTCATAATAGAATGTCCGATTTAAATACTTTGGGTAGAATCGGACATCCTTAAATCAAACTATATTAATTACTTACATTGTCTTCATCAGCAACAGCCTCTTCCCAAGTTGTCCACTTCGGAGTATTTGGGTTATAACCATCATAACCAAAGTTTTGGCTAAGCTGTCCTTTATTATTAGCTGTAATAGCATAGTTAGGAATAGGCCAATACAAATTGCGCTTATCCATCTTATAGTAAAGGGTACGATTAGCGGAATTTACACCTCCATCAATATTATAAAAACCACCCTTCAACACACGCTGGTACCAATAGCTACCACCGCTTGCATCTGTACCTTGCTGCTTGTCATATGTAGTTACATCGTAAGTATTGCCCCACTCGTCAGGCTGACCACTCAATGCCAGGCAATAAGAAACACGACTCAACTCCATGTGACGCCACTCTTCCATATACAGCTCTCTGGCACGCTCGTCCACAATATCACCAATGGTAACAGACCCAGCGTATAATTCAGAGCATTGTGCTCTCTCTCTTACTACGTTCACGTCAGCAGCAGCTCCACCTGCGTCTCCTTTATAGTATTTGGCTTCAGCACGAAGTAAATACGCCTCTGCAAGACGATAGAGGTACCAATCTGCATTACTACCCACTGAGGCTCCAAGGTAAGAATTAGCTCCTTGGTTCGATTCTGCAACAGCATCTATAATATAGAGCTTGTAATGAGGCCATTCGTACCAGCAACGTATTGTATCAGCACATAGCAAATCACCCGAAACAGGGTCATGTAGTGTTAGGTTCTCACCACGGTGAGGAGACCCTACTTCAGTATACTTAATAGAATCCATTCTAGCCCAGTTTCCGACCGTACTATTATGTCTCAAATCATCATTGTCTTCAACTCCATTTACCTCCCAAAGGCCATGTTGTGCATAAACTGATGGACGTACAGTTCCAATTCCTCTACCAAGTGCTCTACCATAATCGAGCTCATCACTATAATTATCATTATTGCGAGCATAGAATGGCACTGCATATCCCCCTGATGGAGTCCTCACATTACCTCCATTATAAAATGGCGCATAAATACGCATGGTATGAAAGCCCATAAAACTTTGAGCCCCACGGTTTGGCATACCCATGATCACTTCCGAGTTAGTTGAAATCAACTTATTCTCCGGTCTATGAAGATCCCAAATTACATTACGTGTGATAGGCCAAGTGTTTTGGGCACTATTTGGAATAAATGAACCAAAAGAGTTTTGCATCAAAGAATAACCCGACTGATTGATCAATATATCAAGCTGTTCCTCAGCAGCATCCCATTCGCCTATTGCTAGATAGCATTTGGCTAACAACATTCGGCAAGCTCCTTTATTGACAGCCCCTATATCAGTCATTTCGGCTTGTTCAGGTACCCACTCCACTGCGAACTCCATGTCTTTGGTTATCATTTCCAAAATGGCAGCCTTCTCAGTACTTCTATAATTCTGCTTTGGTACCTCAAGCAACTTAGTAATCAATGGAACATCACCAAATT
This is a stretch of genomic DNA from Reichenbachiella ulvae. It encodes these proteins:
- a CDS encoding glycoside hydrolase family 2 TIM barrel-domain containing protein gives rise to the protein MSKKITSFLIALVLCLPLLGQNEWENPKVFERNKEAGHVDFIAYEEAAAARKDDFGASSNFLSLNGTWKFNYLDKPADRPMDFFKGSFDDSSWDQIKVPSNWEIEGFGLPIYTNVTYPFPKNPPFLDNDYNPVGTYRRTFEVPADWQDKAVILNLSSVSGYARIYVNGEEAGMTKVAKSPSEFDVTPFLKKGENVIAIQIFRWHDGSYLEDQDFWRLSGLEQDVYLYALPKVTVWDFFLKAGLDAQYQNGVFSANIDLRSFDDQVDQAGKIKVEVLPVGSSKAVFSEEKSFSSLNDAINFSSNIPDVAKWSAETPNLYDCVITLMDAKGKTTMVTSEQIGFRTVEIKDSQLMVNGMPILVKGVNLHIHDDVLGHVPTREMMMKDIRLMKQNNINAVRTSHYPQNPLWYKLCDQYGLYLVDEANIETHAMGATNQGWFNKEVHPAYLPEWAPAHMDRIQRLVERDKNHPSVIIWSLGNECGNGQVFYDGYDWIKERDETRLVQFEQATENRNTDIVCPMYPSLHHMKSYAEDSEKERPFIMCEYSHAMGNSNGNFQEYWDIIMSSPKMQGGFIWDWVDQGLKAEDENGTYWAYGGDLGGLNFQHDENFCANGLVSANRTPHPGLVEVKKVYQNVLFSWDQKSKELSIENLFDFTSLSDYQFTWELYKNGELQTSSSFTVNTAPHAVEKQKIKLPKLKGEDEYYLNVFVRTQSATEMIPA
- a CDS encoding beta-galactosidase small subunit; protein product: MLQEADFALSQNSGELSIDEEDEKIQFQSGDISGEFNKKRGSFSYYKKGDTRIGRLPEPYFWRAPTDNDFGNHMPSNLGVWRTAHVNKSLEEVVVGEQSKEGLPITVKYMLKDIGVPYTLAYLIRNDGSIQVTSSIDMSGKTLPELPRFGMRMTLPGQFDQVSYYGRGPEENYSDRKTASFLGIWEHKASEQKMPYIRPQEYGNHTDTRWVKLFNESEESLVITGLQPFDFSALNIRAEDMDPGLTKKQQHPTDLSYSNDITLHIDLLQRGLGGDTSWGAYPHRPYRLHDEKYSYSFVITIESDKK
- a CDS encoding RagB/SusD family nutrient uptake outer membrane protein, with protein sequence MIRLFKNKINIGLLTRSFVVATCLLFSVSCSEDFLEPEPLSFYEPNATFSTESGLRSALAICDRHIRSYWVGTALGWNNTVISTEYLFSDMAVYGKTDVDGNSVDFNFADNLTPTGGIGSTRPRDGNNIGFYWNETYNGIKYANTVLTFVDDVEALSEEVKNAYKGRAYFHRAYRYMALVFQFGDVPLITKLLEVPKQNYRSTEKAAILEMITKDMEFAVEWVPEQAEMTDIGAVNKGACRMLLAKCYLAIGEWDAAEEQLDILINQSGYSLMQNSFGSFIPNSAQNTWPITRNVIWDLHRPENKLISTNSEVIMGMPNRGAQSFMGFHTMRIYAPFYNGGNVRTPSGGYAVPFYARNNDNYSDELDYGRALGRGIGTVRPSVYAQHGLWEVNGVEDNDDLRHNSTVGNWARMDSIKYTEVGSPHRGENLTLHDPVSGDLLCADTIRCWYEWPHYKLYIIDAVAESNQGANSYLGASVGSNADWYLYRLAEAYLLRAEAKYYKGDAGGAAADVNVVRERAQCSELYAGSVTIGDIVDERARELYMEEWRHMELSRVSYCLALSGQPDEWGNTYDVTTYDKQQGTDASGGSYWYQRVLKGGFYNIDGGVNSANRTLYYKMDKRNLYWPIPNYAITANNKGQLSQNFGYDGYNPNTPKWTTWEEAVADEDNVSN
- a CDS encoding glycoside hydrolase family 88 protein, whose product is MSRILREFLSYGLIIFLGLSCTPKEEKKLNVDQILQESAEQYSYMSSLLEEDRFPTTYENGKLKSSRSDWWCSGFYPGTLLYLYEATQNPELLAEVKRILVPLEKEKNNTGTHDLGFMMFCSFGNAHRISPADSLKEIIRTSSVSLSTRFDPAIGCIRSWDPAPWNSKWQYPVIIDNMMNLEMLLWSAAEFNIDSLKQIAVTHADTTLKNHFRKDFSSYHVVSYDTLTGQVEMKNTDQGYADESSWARGQAWGLYGYTVMYRYTKDPKYLTQATGIADYILNHPNLPADKVPYWDFNAPDIPEADRDASAAAIMASALLELTDLAKNKEYFVAAEQMLSTLSSEVYRGAPQTNGGFILKHSVGNMPDGNEVDVPLSYADYYYVEALMRYKNRKSKES